AAGTCTCATTGGAAAGTCGGTCAAACTACTCTGATGagacagaaaactgcaaaaagaTATGTGGAACAAAAATAATACTGATTCATCTTTTCAAATCCATGTAATTCTTATGCATTATCAAACATTTTACCTGTAAACTGTGATGGTCCAGATGACTGCTGCCAACAGGAGTTTGTGTCTTTTGAAGGTCAGGGTGCATCCATGAAGAAAGAAGGGAAGATGAGGACCGATCACGACGGCAAAGCCCTGACTGAAGTACCAGTGCCAGGGGTGGGACCCATAGAAGTCCGCCACACCGTGGAAGACGTTAAACTTCAGGAAATTGAACTGCACCATGGTCCACTGGAAAAGAGAGAATTGTTAACATGTGACTCAATGCGCAGTAGTTACTGGATGTGGTTTAGGTGTTTTACCTTTCCATAGAATAGACAGTCAATCACTGTTGAAATCACCACAGCCAAAGTCCtggaaatgagagaaaacatgATTACACAACAGAAAGAAGAGTAAAAAACAACGTTTATGTGGACGTGAGATTAAAAGTACGAACCCAATAGGAATGTAGTCATGAGTGATGAgtctcagtttgttttctgcctgCCAGAAATGATATGTCAGCAGAGGAAACCACACAATCAGGGCGGTCGGACGAACAACAACAGCCAAGGCAACCAGGGCCAAATATTTTTTGCTAGGGGGAGaaaagacaacatgaaaatgTGCCTGCAAGGGATTTActttaaagagtaaaaaaaaaaaaagacaaagatgatcTGAGACCTGCAGTGTGATTTGGACCCAGGAAGGGGAAAGTAAAAAAGAGCCAGCGAGGTGATGGTGGTCTCCATGCTGTTGCTCAGAGTCCTGGTGCAGCAGTACCATGTGAACCACGAGCACAGGTGGCAAAAGAACTGCAGACCAGAAGaagatgaatgaaaagaaatgagaagTGCCTCCACAGATCTAACTCATGCACCCCCTGACGTTCCTCTGCGTATGTTTTTAATGGCACTGTAGCAGCAAAATCTGGATGTTTCAACCATTTCTTCAGTAATGTAGCTATTTAGCAATTTTAACTACTCCAactatttttactgtttatgaGCTTTCCATGTACCTCGTGACAACAGTACACCCCTGACTGCTTTTGAATCATTGCTGTCTGTGACAAGAAGACTGAGACAGCTGCCTACACATGAGCCTGTTTTTAAgtaaactgcagtaaatgaCATGTTACACGTGCAACGCTGTTACCGTCCATTTTGCAACATCATGACTTTCCAGCATTCGGATGAGGAAGAAGAATTTTACATCAGCAAACGCAGCCAGGAGCGCTTGAGTTATTCGTGGAAGCCATATCTGTGGAGCCAGGCAGACCAGGATCAATGAAACATCACAACCGCAGGAAATTCATTTGgtcaaagacatgcagataaAAGCAGTGAAATATATGAATTTACCAGCAGGTGGACTGAGTCATAGTTTATGAAGTACAATATCTTGTATATCAATGCAAAGAAGAGTGGGTAGGAGAATCCTCTTATTCCTTCTTTCCACTCCCAGGTCAGATACCCATAGGTCACACTGTTAAGGCTGTAACggcacaataataataacaccaAGCTGCTGGTTTCAGCTTCAGAAATTCAAGAAAGTTTCTTATTCTTCCATATTATAAACTTAATTATAGCATTCTCAGCCTAAATAAATGCCCAGAGCCAAACACCAAAATTACTAACAAAACAGCATAATCACAGAACTGTgcctataaataaaacattgcaAGAAAAAACAACCAGCCAAAGGCAGCAAATAGTTTTGTGCTTCTGCACAGTCTCACATAGTGTAGGATCCATCAAAGCTGAAACTGCCTTTTCTTCATTAGTAAACCAGATTTTCGATGTGGAGGCAAAGCAGGAAATTTCTACATGGCTTGCAGGGCCCCCCAACGTTTTTCAGTGTACCAGTTGGTTTTTGACAACATCATCACAGTAGACCCGGGGAATTTGGAGCACTAGTGCACAATAACCACTTGCATTATAAcattatcattcattcatttattcattatctatacccgcttattcctatttagcgtcacagggatctgctggagcccatcctagcctctctgggtgaaaggcagaggtacaccctcgacaggtcaccagtccatcacagggtaaAACATTATCacttaaactaaattaaataacTTCCCTAAAGCCAATAGTTTTTGTGggtttctaaaaaaaaacaaacaatgaaactgCCATTTATAATCTTTGGTGTGCACTGGACTTGATGGGAACAGGGGCCCAACACCACTTTTCTGTACTGGGGTCCTCTGAGAATAAATCCAACCATGCAGATGCACCCTCATTGTCTGctgttattaatattaataaaacacaacatcatATTCAAACACAACAATAATTTGTTCTTCCCAAAAAGGATATTTGAAGACCATATGATGGGAAACCTCCAGAGACTGCCAGTACTCATCAGGGACAAAGCTGGTCTGAACCAGAAAACAGTTGACCAGTCTGAAcaccacagaaaacagaacCACCCTGGCTCTCAGCACACCTGCAAGGAATTCACTTCAttgtagtgttttattttcatcaccACAGCACCCAGGGAAACAGCTGACAGGAGCTGCTCCTTTGGTCGCCGTCATCATAATGTGTGTCTAACCAGTGGtgaagaagtactcagatccttaACCTaagcaattattattattattattatggtattaTCACTACAATGTGCTCAAAGTACTTATTCTGCAGAAAATAATGCCTGTGAGTAAActaaattattatatattgttgGGTGATTAATACTATTGATTAATCTGTATTTAATTGATCAGGACAGAGATAATATGAATCATGTTTACACTAGTTtccaaactttgtttttgctgccaGAGAGTCCAGAAAAATAATCAAGGAGCTCTTGAAAATTAACTGGATTTATGAAAAGACAAAAGTTCTTCAGGCACTCTGAAATGGATAGGCCTAATTACAGAAATCATTATGATTATAGTTCATCATCTAATTTAATAAATGGCTGAGAGTTTGCATTTTAGGCTCATCACACTATAACTAGAGCTGGAGGGAAAGTGGCATGAAATTGAAATACTCAAAGTTTGACTTAAGTGTTGTGTTGaaggaaatgtgtttatttaaaaaaaaaaaaaaacccaccgCTGTTAAGGGGACACTCATCTTCCTTCGAGTACAGCTgggattttcttttcctcagttTCACATCGTCCACTTTGTGCCCAAACTTCAGGCGTGCTCGTAGGGTCTCCATCTGGACATGTTGTCTCTGGCCTGTCTGCTCCACCCGCTGCCAGCACAGCTCACCTGTCAGGCTGTCAGACAGGTGACAGGTAAATCAGTGAACTGACGTCATCTATTCACTGTTGATGAAACGGTGAAAGTGAACAACCTGCACCGCTTATTTAACCGactgtgtttaacttttataATTCCAAATAAACTACAGGGAATTCATATGAACTTCTGGTAAAAACAGGACGAGCTGTGGTGTCCGGATTTAACCGCGCTTCCGCAATCGGACATACTTCCGGTGAAACATTATTTCAAGACTTCAAAATAAACGTTCGACACTATAAACTATTCTCagaaatatttataaaatatatcaaaGTATGCAGCTCTCTATGACCATGGGGGAAATATAGGAAATGTAAAAAACGAAGGAAATATAcgaaaactgttttattagaTTATATACGGGCTATAAATAAATCTGTACAGACATATTAAAACTTTATCTGAAATTTCCTTTTGATtttgaaaagaacaaagaatTTGAGATAGTGCACTTTAATGGAGAAATAATTTTACGTAACACCTAAACCAAAGAGTAGGAGTGGACTTACCTATTGTcatggaaaatattaaaaagactGTGAATGTATGTATTGTGACTTttaatcaaatataaaaaatcaaaaatatgaGACAAAACGACTTATATTTaccagcaataataataatcaaatcaCAATCACAATTTTGACTGTAACACGTTGACTGTAACCTGTTGGTGAATATTTTTAACGTAGTCCTCTATCACGTAGGGGGAACTGTATTGCCGCACCCTCCGCTAGGTGGCGACCTGTAGCTTGCTACTGCCAGAATTAACAGTAGAAGAAGAGTGCTACCTCGCTGTATATAAGTGTCCTCCTGGTGTCCGGAAGGTTTTAACTTGTGTTTTTCCCTccttgtatgtctgtgttttctgattaTATACACTTCGAACAAGCCACTGTCACGGTGAGTTATTGAGTTATAAACGCTACAGAGTATTGCTTCCAAACAAGGTACAATCTCATGTTAGGGGTTTATTTAGTCGAGCGTTTAGGAAACTGTACGTCTAGCAGACTGTGCTCATATATTCTGTCTggacttttcaaaataaaactaaacaactGAATTCTCAGTAAAAATAGTTGGAGAGCTTTTGTACAATGATTTATATAactaatgaaaacataatattttagtgtttagttttttataaTTACTATTTTTCTAACAGTCATACCAGGATCACACTGTGAGAGAGTAATATGTAACAATAGGAAATGTGCTTcgcattgttttattttaaatattttgaaacGTAAGCAAAAATACTGCTTTGGATATGATTGCAAAACTGACATTGGACCAGCACTGCCAGAGTCACTAGCAGCATCCATGCAGCAAGTTAAAAATGTTGTAACCTTCAGCAAAACATGATAACAAATGATGAActaaatgacaagaaaaaaagagtttGATTTTAAAGTGTTATGAATAACATCATGGTATTTTCTTTCAGGATCATCTTGTGTTGACAGGTTGGGATTCCTTATTACTAGAATTCATGCTTCGACGAAGAATACCTTTCACACAGATGGCTCTTGCCACAATGCTCGGAGTTGCTGGTGGTGTTTATATCTATAGACCCTATTTTGAGCAGGTGCCAAGAACTTCACAACAGAAAAAGCAGGATGATCCAAAGAAACCAAATGAAACAGAGTGAGCATAATTCATCACTCCCAGGAAATTCTTCAGACAAAAGCCAGAACTACATTAGAGGCTGCTGGATGTTCAGAGGTGGACACCAAACTACAGACAAGACCAGTATGGATACCTTTATTCTTTACTGGGTTTGAGTTTAAATgtacagaataaaatatttttaaaaaacgcAATTTCTGAATTGGCCTGTTTTAAAATTATGCATTTCCTGTATCATGAGTTTCAGTATACGTTAGACACATGAGCTGAAATAGCAAAATTTGTTTAGCTctgaaaatatataataaatatgcaTATAATAAcactgtatatgcatatatgttATCAAACTGTCAAGACCCTGTACTGACCCCTAGAGACTGGGACACCTGGATGTATTTCAGACGAGGGGTCTTTTGCCAGATTCTCAAATCCTTTTCCCAACAGGGATTAACACTTATACAAAAGAAAAGGTCTCTGGTTCACTTAATCCtgaaaatagtttattttttgcttCAGACCCTGAAATTAATTTCTGTGAATTGTGATGCCATGCAgtaattatgttttattcagtgCGACTTAAAGCCTTTTCAAATAGCACAGGTGAAAAAGTATTAATATCCTTTGCTGAAGTAAACAGACCAGTACAGGAATGTAGAAATACCCAAACCCAAAACAGTGCTTTACCTGTCATTACTATCACTGTTTACTATATTGGAATTCTTTATCTGACACGTTTAGGTGCAAAGCAACTAActttaataaacaaaatgtttctaaGTGATCAAAAGTATAAGTAAGTTGTCATATAAAACAAGTGTATAGGTCTTATACATTGTTATATTACATTAATAGTGTgagtatatttttctgtttttgctgctatGGGTTTGCTGGGTTGTGAGAACTACTGTGGTAGGAAATAAAAAGGTTGCAGTACATGTAGATGGTTTATGtcttttttgtgtgaaatattgTTATACAATtattcaaatgaaacatttaggTGTGAAAGTGTTAAAATGACCAAACTCCAAAGTAATACTAAAAGATTGATCAACTAATCAGATGTTATGGGTATCTGATTAGAGCAACAATTTATACTAGAATGTATATCAGcatatttcatttcactggTTTGATAAGTAAAATTTTAAAGCTCAAATCTGTCTTTCAACAAGGAGCCCattgaacagtttttatttttctgtagcCAAATTATTCCTGCTGTTCATTCTGGACTTCCTGGTGTGATTTCCAGATAAGTGACCAGTTTATCTGAAGCCAGTATAAGGCAAGAGGATATCTTACACTTTCAGTCTTTTTAGTACCAATTCTCCTATTGTGGTGCTTTTCATCTACTCCAGCTCAACAAGGAAACACGATTAAATTTCactgagaaaaaagaaataatcgGAAAAAACAACCAAATGCAGCCTTTGAATCACTGGTAGCTGCATGTCCCATGTAGTGTAATAAAGAGTACACACTTCTCTTTTTTAATGTAGTAGTCTAAAGGTATGAAGTAGTATGAAATAGAAATAGTTTactttagtaaaaaaaaaaaaaaaaaaaagaagaagtacCTCAAAGTACTTGGGTGTGCAGCGGCAGGGCTGCAGCAGGGGGCGAGGGTGCTTCTGCGCCGGGCGGTGAGGTTGTTCTCGGGGGAGGAGCTTCTCATCACCCACGGAAAGTAAAGTTGCTGCTCCCTACAGTTAGATGAAGCTCATCTTGTGTCAACTCATGGCCCAGAGGAGACGAGGAAAGTAAAGTCCTCATTTATTCGTCTTCATTAAAGTCCTCAGCGGTGTTTTGCAGCTACCTTTCTAAGCCCAAGCACACTGCGCAGCAGAAGCGCCCCGGGGGCCGGTGAGTAGCTTCTTGGTCTGTTTTCAGGAAATGTCAGTCGAAGAAACCAGCCTGTAGCATCTGTCAGGGCTTAGCTGCAAAAACCGTACTCCTCACTTTACTTCACCCCGAGCAGTGGCCGCTGGGAAACTGTTTTCCACCTGTCTTACCCTCCTCTCGGGCTCTACACGGTTCTTTGTGATTCGGGTGACTGCTATTTACCTCAACCTTAACGCATGTTTGCTCCAAAATGCACGATGCGATACAAGTTTAGCctattaagttaaaaaaaaagtggttgTTTCTTGTCCGAGACGTCACCTGACCCCCGGTAGCAGCCCCATGAAGACCTGCTGAGGGTCATTAGAGTTTCTGCTTGTTCTAGTGAGTcgatgtttgtttgtgtcatcGTGGGAATAGGTTTCATTTGCCCACTGCgacctcctgctgctgctgggcttCACTACAGACAGGCCCAGGGAGTCAACAGCTGTGGCAGGCTGAGGTTTTCTGGATGGTTGTGTTCATATCTGCTCATTTAAATTTATTACGAGGCTCACATCCTTATAGTGTCACCCAGAGTAGTAAACCGGTATGTGCCAATCCGGATGTTCCTAAGGAGCTGCCCAGGGTGGGTCTTCCCCTTCTCCCTGACAAAGTGATTAAAGCAGCTTTTTGTTTGCTGGTCTGCATGGGTGGTAGGACTGTGCACTGTATGTCTGGCTAACATTTTCTACCAGGTCCAGTCCCACTGCAGGGGCAACATGTCAACAGATATCAATCAAGGTACAGCTCATAGTTCCTCCACTTCTGCTTTATTTATAACAGGAAAAACTCActgagattaaaaaacaaaatctcttttttttttagaatcaTTCTGGCCAAGATAGGTAACACCAGCAGCAGGGTACGGATACCGGATACCAGAATATGCcacaaaattataatttaaacaactgcaccgttttaaataataattccaGTACAAGTCCTTGCACATGTCATATTAGAAAAATGATACTCAAACTAGTCAAAGAGTCATCAACAATCATGAAAATTCATCAGACCAATCCTGCTGCTACTGATTCAGGCGGTCTCTCACGCTGTAACCCTGTGTCTCCATAGAATGCGTCTCCAAAATGAAATTTGTAGAACTGACGTTGTAAATAGTTAGTAATGAGTTTGTGATCGGTTATTTTAAACTGCACTATCTAACcacactgtgtgtttactgAAATGATAAAGGCCTTAGACTCAAGATTTTAACTCACAACTCCTCTACACTGTGGGATTGGGTAACAGTACAGCTACTGAAGGCCCCAGGCATTTCAATTTATGTTCTTTAGTTGTGCATACAGTACTACCAAACTGGTTACGGTTAATTAGATTACGAGAAAATAgctgcttgtttttgtgtgttgtatttGAGGAGATACTGGCCTTAAGAATTGGTTAGATGTGACTCATCCAATAAGAtttttcataatatttttaaaaattcactcTTTTTCTTATAAGTACTAATTTTATCCAGTCACACCAGACCTAGTGTGTGATGGCTTTTACTTATTtctaaatgtcaggtctttgttTGTACACAACACCAACAATCACACTGCTGGAACTGTGAGAGTTACAAGATTTAAAGAAGCTGAATGTGATGTGTGCGTACAAATAGTAGGAAGATGTGCTCAGTAAAGATGCTGGATTTCATATTGAATCAAATTCTTAACTCTCTAGTGTCTAATATAAGAGCTTTTGCAATAGGTGAGATACATCTGTCAATCCCACAGTGATATTTTAACTTCTTCATGCCACCCTGTCacagtttttggaaaatcaTCCTTCCCCatagctgctgtttttgtcccAGATGAAAAAGCTTATTGTTATTGACACTCACAACTCCTCTACACAATGGGACCGTGGGATGTAAATGCTGATGTGAAGCCCCTTTCCACTGACGAGGACTACTAGTTTATGTGATGCCTCAGTTTTGTAATATGGCTATTTGTTGTCTGTTTACAGCCCACAGAAAAGATGAGACTGaccattgtcttttttttcttacccaCAAATTACTTTTAAGTTGCACAATTTCTAAAGTTataattcaaatataaaaaattttACATGTTAAAATGCCAACAGGCAGACCACGTAGACACAGGAGTTAATTAATAGTGTAGAATTAGATTTTTAGGACTTGATATCTCAGAGGGGAGCTCTTTCCAACCTTTAGTGCTTTAGTGAAGTATCTCTTTTATCTCTCTGACAAAACCATCATCATTAGGTGTAATTTGGATAGCCTACATCCATTAGACGAGGCCAGGTAAAGCCATTGTTGTTTCTGAAAGGTTCCTGTTATGCAGTAGTGAGGACAAAATATCTTACTGAATGCTTACTGCACTTAGTGTTTTCTCGCCTGACGCAACATCACACTGTGACATCAGAGCCTGCTTCCTTTTCAACAGCTGTTATAGGACTGGGATGTACAATACAAGTAGGAAATGGTCTTACAATTTTAGATTTATCACGGCATTCTGTATTATTAAAGATTTACTCTATTTTCTTTGCAGCACTCAGTAGCAAAAGATAATATCGATTCTTGTTTTCAAACGGGGCTCAATAGGGACTTGATTGACCTGATAATAGTCTGCAAAAAATTGCTGACACAATCTTCTTCTCCGGCAGTGTGGTTTGCATGACTTTTACGTCTGTGACCTGTTTTTTCTGCAACAGAAATTATGTATTGACTCAAGGTTTGTGTCAGGGTGTtattaaagcattaaaatgtGTCACATTATGA
The Mastacembelus armatus chromosome 3, fMasArm1.2, whole genome shotgun sequence DNA segment above includes these coding regions:
- the pigb gene encoding GPI alpha-1,2-mannosyltransferase 3 — its product is METLRARLKFGHKVDDVKLRKRKSQLYSKEDECPLNSGVLRARVVLFSVVFRLVNCFLVQTSFVPDEYWQSLEVSHHMVFNYGYLTWEWKEGIRGFSYPLFFALIYKILYFINYDSVHLLIWLPRITQALLAAFADVKFFFLIRMLESHDVAKWTFFCHLCSWFTWYCCTRTLSNSMETTITSLALFYFPLPGSKSHCSKKYLALVALAVVVRPTALIVWFPLLTYHFWQAENKLRLITHDYIPIGTLAVVISTVIDCLFYGKWTMVQFNFLKFNVFHGVADFYGSHPWHWYFSQGFAVVIGPHLPFFLHGCTLTFKRHKLLLAAVIWTITVYSLLPHKEFRFIYPVLPFCMVFCGTSLANLKVWRRAAAFLLIVTNLAGALYTGLIHQRGTLDVMSHVQTLCGISSISSHPQPDVLFLMPCHSTPYYSHVHCPLKMRFLECPPDLGDRGDIDEADRFYSDPLVWLRTSFPYKSSLPTHLVLFDVLEKEISVFLQGNNFVRTAEIFHTHFPEGRVGGNIFIYGRH
- the pigbos1 gene encoding protein PIGBOS1, producing MSVFSDYIHFEQATVTDHLVLTGWDSLLLEFMLRRRIPFTQMALATMLGVAGGVYIYRPYFEQVPRTSQQKKQDDPKKPNETE